TTGAATTTCATTTAGAATAATCGCGTCTGACGAATCTCCGTCAATAGAAATTCCTGAAATAATGATTTTGTCATTTCTTTTACAATCAATGTAAATTCCATGAACAGAATCATGTTGATTATTTTTTCTATAAATCGTAAAATAATTAGCCTTATCAATTTTGATTGGCTCATCTATATCATTAATAGAATATTTACTTTTAATTGAAACTGTATCAATAACAATCAAAATTTCATAAGTAGCTTGTTGGGTAACTGTAGAAGAGGTTTCCATTTTATTGTTTCTTAGATTAAAAAAACACGAACAAAAAATTAGTTCGTGTTTTTCAATAAATTTTATAAAAATTAAGTTGTACTAAAATTAAGCGGGTACAACTACTTGTGGATCCCAGTAATAATATCCGTATAATTGTTGTGTTTGTCCGTCACCTGCTAAGGTATAAACAGCGATATATACGTAAAAATTCTCTGTTCCTCCTCTTGCTATTTTAGAATCGTAGCTGGTGAAATTTTGAACCGTTTGAACCGGTGGAATACCATTTGCCTGGTCTGGATTAGGCTGTACGGCTCTGTTTCTTGTAACGATATCCGTTGTAAAATTGTTAAATACGTGATCTCCGTTCCAATATTTAATTCCGTAAAGAATTACAGAATCATCCGAGTTTTGTTGAATTGATGTCCCTCTAAAAGACACATAATCCCCAGCGTTAGCTCTAAAACTTAAATCTGCTGTACCTTGACCTGAAACAATCCCTCTTGGACTGTAACATATCATATATTGACTATTGTGATTTATTCCCTGTGGATTATTAGGGTCTGAATTCGCAGGAAAATTATTCTTAATATATTCTGTGTCTATTACGACAAGAATATCAATCTGTGCCGATGAGGCTGCTGCACTTTGTGTCATGATATTATATTATTTGTTTCCCTACTCATAAGGCTTTTCAGG
This genomic window from Flavobacterium sp. 9 contains:
- a CDS encoding AidA/PixA family protein; this encodes METSSTVTQQATYEILIVIDTVSIKSKYSINDIDEPIKIDKANYFTIYRKNNQHDSVHGIYIDCKRNDKIIISGISIDGDSSDAIILNEIQNYKSVKKKIVSFEPICLSKNTVFNIENDDNEPSVESEMQNFIWFESAISDFGKSKIKISFSLYYLNSDGNQQDLYGHFWFPLEIKFYNAAK
- a CDS encoding inclusion body family protein, which codes for MTQSAAASSAQIDILVVIDTEYIKNNFPANSDPNNPQGINHNSQYMICYSPRGIVSGQGTADLSFRANAGDYVSFRGTSIQQNSDDSVILYGIKYWNGDHVFNNFTTDIVTRNRAVQPNPDQANGIPPVQTVQNFTSYDSKIARGGTENFYVYIAVYTLAGDGQTQQLYGYYYWDPQVVVPA